In one window of Primulina tabacum isolate GXHZ01 chromosome 8, ASM2559414v2, whole genome shotgun sequence DNA:
- the LOC142553548 gene encoding tRNA dimethylallyltransferase 2 → MDLYPGKGENLTPNRNSSLRILLPNFRAKLSTLTPCSPRRVFPLQRRDCTTMETGTMYTEPKMDLNPDTAEIFTPKSISKPKIVVVMGASGSGKSKLAIDLASHFPVEIINADSMQVYQGLDVLTNKVPVQEREGVPHHLLGTISPDIEFTAKDFREHAIPLIDEIWSRNCLPVIVGGTNYYIQALVSQYLLNDFADDLEANCSLDLPGDNKKLDCELEPMTAACDYTHSRLKNLDPVAANRIHPNDHRKIRQYLNLYERWGVLPSKLFQGNTMENWGRVDNLRYNCCFICVDASLQALDQYVNQRVDHMVEVGLVEEVCDIHKSDSDYTRGLRQAIGVREFEDFLRYRNFDCQKTLLCPKIHKDNLCKSINSSCGDQSNLMLKEAIDKVKLNTRRLVRRQKRRLNQLQMLFGWKIHYLDVTSSISSSLDDSWVVNVVEPSLRIIESFLESIASSDDAGQGCEGTVNLPHRDLWTRYVCQACGNKELRGAHEWEQHRQGKGHRKRVSRLRMSLDLPKRQSLF, encoded by the exons ATGGATCTATATCCCGGTAAAGGCGAGAATTTAACTCCAAACAGGAATTCGTCACTGAGGATCTTGCTTCCCAATTTCCGAGCGAAATTATCAACGCTGACTCCATGCAG TCCTCGCCGGGTTTTTCCGCTGCAACGGAGAGACTGCACAACAATGGAAACTGGAACTATGTATACAGAGCCGAAAATGGATCTAAACCCGGATACAGCCGAGATTTTTACTCCTAAATCGATTTCGAAACCGAAAATAGTGGTGGTAATGGGAGCTTCGGGATCAGGAAAATCCAAGCTTGCCATAGATCTTGCTTCCCACTTCCCCGTCGAAATTATCAACGCTGACTCCATGCAG GTTTATCAAGGGTTGGATGTTCTTACTAATAAGGTTCCGGTACAAGAGCGGGAAG GAGTGCCGCATCATCTGCTTGGGACTATCAGTCCAGATATTGAATTCACCGCTAAAGATTTTCGGGAACATGCTATTCCG CTCATTGATGAGATATGGTCACGCAATTGCTTGCCTGTTATAGTGGGTGGAACAAATTACTATATCCAG gctcttgtgagcCAGTACTTGTTAAACGATTTTGCAGATGACCTGGAAGCAAATTGCTCACTGGATCTTCCAG GAGATAACAAAAAACTAGATTGTGAGCTTGAACCCATGACTGCAGCTTGTGATTACACTCACAGCCGTCTTAAAAACCTTGACCCGGTTGCAGCAAACAGAATCCATCCAAATGATCACAGGAAG ATCAGGCAATACCTAAATTTATATGAACGCTGGGGTGTACTCCCAAGCAAGCTTTTCCAGGGCAACACCATGGAG AACTGGGGTCGAGTTGATAATTTAAGATATAATTGTTGTTTTATATGCGTGGATGCATCTCTGCAAGCATTGGATCAATATGTAAATCAAAGAGTCGATCACATGGTTGAAGTGGGTCTGGTTGAAGAAGTTTGTGACATTCACAAGTCAGATTCGGATTATACTCGAGGTCTACGACAGGCAATTGGTGTCCGAGAATTCGAGGATTTTCTTAGATATCGGAACTTTGATTGTCAAAAGACTCTCCTGTGTCCTAAGATTCATAAAGACAATTTGTGTAAGTCTATCAACTCCTCCTGTGGAGACCAATCtaatttaatgttaaaagaagCTATTGACAAAGTGAAACTGAACACCAGAAGACTTGTTCGTCGTCAG AAGAGAAGGCTAAatcaacttcaaatgctttttGGATGGAAGATACATTATCTCGATGTCACAAGTTCTATATCAA GTTCTTTGGACGATTCATGGGTGGTTAATGTGGTGGAACCATCTCTTAGAATTATTGAATCTTTCCTTGAAAGCATTGCTAGTTCAGACGATGCAGGACAAGGTTGTGAAGGAACAGTTAATCTGCCTCATAGAGACCTTTGGACTCGATATGTTTGTCAG GCATGTGGGAATAAGGAGCTTCGAGGTGCCCACGAATGGGAACAACATAGACAAGGGAAGGGGCATCGAAAACGAGTGTCTCGGCTGAGGATGTCCTTAGATTTGCCAAAAAGACAGAGCTTGTTCTAA
- the LOC142553549 gene encoding UDP-glucosyltransferase 29-like, translating into MSCEQQRYKIFLFPWLAHGHISPLAELAKRLIHRNFHVFFCSTPVNLEPFRKSINDPSLEFVDLHVSSTELPEKYHTTKNLPTHLMSTLKTAIIESKETFRNILKTIKPDILVYDFMHPWASEMASEEGISSIIFYPCGAASTSCRFHYTIQPEMEFPFESLRFSETEQEKSEIINTGTNSDDSKVEFLKYFGWPSTSFIMINSSNKIEGKYISYLSELVKKEVVPVGFLIQEPVTKSEDSVFFDWLSKKNTKSVVFVSFGSEYFLTKEETEEVALGLEISGVSFIWVVRFPAGEKVDLDDALPQGFQNRVGDRGMIVEGWAPQAKILMHSSVGGFLSHCGWNSILEAVTCRVPIIAMPKQLDQPMNSRLVAELEIGIEVRRDGEEFSRGEIAKAIKKVVVEEDGKEMARNVDKLSSEVRGNRDDEMNTTVSRLVQLAKGG; encoded by the coding sequence ATGTCGTGTGAGCAGCAGCGTTACAAAATCTTTTTGTTTCCATGGTTAGCTCACGGCCATATATCTCCCCTCGCAGAGCTGGCCAAGAGGCTCATTCACAGaaattttcatgtatttttttGTTCGACTCCGGTGAATTTAGAGCCTTTTAGAAAGTCCATCAACGACCCTTCATTAGAATTCGTGGATCTTCACGTTTCTTCCACTGAACTtcccgaaaaataccatacTACCAAGAACCTGCCAACCCATTTGATGTCAACCCTCAAAACTGCAATCATTGAATCCAAAGAAACTTTTCGAAACATTCTTAAAACCATCAAACCGGACATTTTAGTCTATGACTTCATGCATCCATGGGCATCAGAGATGGCTTCTGAAGAGGGAATAAGTTCCATTATTTTCTACCCTTGTGGTGCAGCATCTACTTCTTGCAGATTCCACTATACCATTCAACCTGAGATGGAGTTCCCTTTTGAGTCACTCAGATTTTCAGAGACTGAGCAAGAGAAGTCGGAGATTATAAATACTGGAACAAATAGTGATGACAGTAAGGTTGAATTCCTAAAATACTTTGGATGGCCATCGACTTCATTTATAATGATAAACTCTTCGAATAAGATCGAAGGTAAATACATTAGCTACTTGTCGGAACTAGTGAAAAAAGAGGTTGTCCCAGTTGGGTTTCTTATTCAAGAACCCGTTACAAAATCCGAAGATTCCGTCTTCTTTGATTGGCTAAGTAAGAAAAATACCAAGTCCGTGGTGTTCGTCTCTTTCGGAAGTGAGTATTTTCTGACAAAAGAAGAGACAGAAGAGGTTGCTCTAGGGTTGGAAATCAGTGGAGTGTCTTTTATTTGGGTTGTTAGGTTTCCCGCGGGAGAAAAAGTGGACCTGGATGATGCATTGCCACAGGGGTTTCAAAATAGAGTTGGAGATCGAGGCATGATAGTTGAAGGGTGGGCACCACAAGCTAAAATTTTGATGCATTCCAGTGTAGGAGGCTTCCTGAGTCATTGTGGTTGGAATTCGATTCTGGAGGCGGTAACGTGTCGAGTACCTATTATTGCCATGCCAAAGCAACTTGACCAGCCGATGAATTCGAGGTTGGTTGCCGAACTTGAGATCGGGATTGAGGTTCGGAGAGATGGGGAGGAGTTTTCTAGAGGAGAGATCGCCAAGGCAATCAAGAAAGTAGTTGTGGAAGAAGACGGAAAAGAGATGGCAAGGAATGTGGATAAGTTGAGTAGTGAGGTCAGAGGGAACCGTGATGATGAAATGAATACAACTGTATCAAGGCTTGTGCAGCTTGCAAAAGGTGGATAG
- the LOC142554833 gene encoding flavanone 7-O-glucoside 2''-O-beta-L-rhamnosyltransferase-like has translation MSGKQENYKILMFPWLAHGHISPFTELAKRLVHRNFHVFLCSTPVNLESFRKSTFDPSLEFVDFHLSSTELPKKYHTTKNLPTHLMPTLKAAFDESKENFRNILKTIKPDILIYDFLQPWAPQVASEEGINSVVLLPCGAACFSFVAHYSIHPEMEFPFEPLRFPETDLENSEIIHAIINSNESKERFLKCFEMSSASFILINSSNQIEATYINYLSELVNKEVVPVGFLVQEPVKTPDDSVFLNWLSEKTTKSVVFVSFGSEYFLTKKEIEEVALGLEISGVSFIWVVRFPVGEKMNLDEALPQGFRKRVGDRGMIVEGWAPQAKILSHSSVGWFLSHCGWNSILEAITCRVPVITIPVQLDQPMNSRLVTELGIGIEVRRDGRRYTRGQIARAIKKVLVEEDGKEMEKNVDKLSSEVRGNCEFEMNAAVKRLVELAQG, from the coding sequence ATGTCGGGTAAGCAGGAAAATTACAAAATCTTGATGTTTCCATGGTTAGCTCACGGCCATATATCCCCCTTCACGGAGCTCGCCAAGAGGCTCGTTCACAGAAATTTTCATGTGTTTTTATGTTCAACTCCGGTGAATCTAGAGTCATTTAGAAAGTCCACCTTCGACCCTTCTTTAGAATTCGTGGATTTTCACCTTTCTTCCACTGAACTTCCCAAAAAATACCATACTACCAAGAACCTACCAACACATTTGATGCCAACTCTCAAAGCTGCATTCGATGAATCCAAAGAAAATTTTCGAAACATTCTTAAAACCATTAAACCGGACATTTTAATCTATGATTTCTTGCAGCCATGGGCGCCACAGGTGGCTTCTGAAGAGGGAATAAATTCCGTTGTTCTCCTCCCTTGTGGTGCTGCATGCTTTTCGTTCGTAGCCCACTACTCCATTCATCCTGAGATGGAGTTTCCATTTGAGCCACTCAGATTTCCAGAGACCGACCTAGAGAATTCTGAGATTATACATGCTATAATAAATAGTAATGAGAGTAAGGAGAGATTCCTAAAATGCTTCGAAATGTCATCGGCTTCTTTTATACTAATAAACTCTTCGAATCAGATTGAAGCTACTTACATTAATTACTTGTCTGAATTAGTGAATAAAGAGGTTGTCCCAGTTGGGTTTCTTGTTCAAGAACCGGTTAAAACACCAGACGACTCTGTGTTCTTGAATTGGCTCAGTGAGAAAACTACCAAGTCCGTGGTGTTTGTATCCTTCGGAAGTGAGTATTTTCTAACAAAAAAAGAGATAGAAGAAGTTGCTTTAGGCTTAGAAATAAGTGGGGTGTCTTTTATTTGGGTGGTTAGGTTTCCCGTGGGAGAAAAAATGAATCTAGACGAGGCATTGCCACAGGGGTTTCGGAAGAGGGTCGGAGATAGAGGCATGATAGTTGAAGGGTGGGCGCCACAAGCTAAAATATTGAGTCATTCGAGTGTTGGATGGTTCTTGAGCCATTGTGGCTGGAATTCGATTCTGGAGGCGATAACATGTCGAGTACCTGTTATTACAATTCCGGTGCAACTTGATCAGCCGATGAATTCGAGGTTGGTCACCGAACTTGGAATTGGGATTGAGGTTCGGAGAGATGGGAGAAGGTATACTAGAGGACAGATCGCGAGGGCGATAAAAAAAGTGTTGGTGGAGGAAGATGGAAAAGAGATGGAGAAGAACGTGGATAAGTTGAGTAGTGAGGTTAGAGGGAATTGTGAATTTGAAATGAATGCAGCTGTAAAAAGGCTCGTGGAGCTTGCTCAAGGTTGA
- the LOC142554499 gene encoding uncharacterized protein LOC142554499 gives MTTQKQQMFDQTVPMPRPQNSSSINHIDSAFLNEDIDEEMTRSTLTAFRVKEEEIERRKNAVREKIEVHLGRVEEETKRLAEIREELEALTDPMRKEVAIIRKRIDLINRELKPLGLGCQKKEKEYKEAIEAFNEKNREKSQLICKLVELVTESEKLRLNKLEQLSKNINSLC, from the exons ATGACAACACAAAAACAACAGATGTTTGATCAGACGGTTCCAATGCCGCGTCCCCAGAACTCCAGTTCCATCAACCATATCGACAGCGCTTTCCTAAATGAAGACATAGATGAAGAGATGACAAGATCAACTTTAACCGCCTTTCGTGTCAAGGAAGAAGAGATTGAGAGGAGGAAAAACGCGGTCCGAGAGAAAATTGAGGTTCATTTAGGCCGTGTGGAGGAGGAAACGAAGCGCTTGGCTGAAATTCGTGAA GAGCTAGAAGCTTTAACCGATCCGATGAGGAAGGAAGTTGCGATTATTCGCAAGAGGATCGACTTGATTAACCGAGAGTTGAAGCCACTGGGACTTGGCTGCCAGAAGAAG GAAAAGGAATACAAAGAAGCCATTGAGGCGTTCAATGAGAAGAACAGAGAAAAGAGTCAGCTTATTTGCAAACTAGTTGAG TTGGTGACTGAAAGTGAGAAACTGAGATTGAATAAATTGGAGCAGCTTAGCAAGAACATAAACTCCCTTTGCTGA